A region of Deinococcus rubellus DNA encodes the following proteins:
- a CDS encoding BamA/OMP85 family outer membrane protein: MKHPLTLALSLALAAPLAAAQSTAPAPASTTAPQTATLGDVVVTGATDLLSNFLKASLTVQPGAALSGLNLRQIEQESLATGYFSSVVASLGTQGGQNVLTLAVKANPVISAVDVSGLTYFPADTYKARIADLLNIAPGATLNTDRIEQSKELLAQNFRGEGYPFAPNISTQTKVAADGSVTLAYLVDETAPISRVEVEGNTRLPRDAVVSAFKPLYDAKKFTPDAYFKAAQQIAQAYQSAGFLQSGVDVTGTTLEGGVLKVRLAEGVVSSVDTSNLGAAVSTAALATQIGQPLTISNLEADTRILANQTGKSVGFALQPDAQNPSKVTVLFGDAQTATGPIKEIRFVGNTKLTSAELAAALKVKVGDVYSKQLAESSFFALRDVYRAKGYEVSTRDPVTFDQGVLTYTLREASLAKFELNWSGTHRTKDRVILRELQDLKGVVTDASVRDGLDRITRLGIVKVTNLTTRSDDPKNPEALTYVISLTEQSSTRSIPLGITYDTASGFQGSIGVSNNNVFGLGHTLDASVTAQPTDSGQFLGGGVSYTIPWLDIDFADFRKTRTSLSLSLSSNLSPNNVILNTDSSVTGRQFTQRSSGFSVRVGRSLGQYLTGSFGVGTSYDVSYLEKVTAADQIAADTAGTTLIDDATARALLPQNGVVTRLSPALTYDSSNSSDFPTQGIRANLSPSYNFGSAGSTSLGWFRLEGGASTYFGFGKSLDKGFNQQTKQQVFAVRANAGTLTGTYPSGSLFTIGGANIVSAYELRGVPSGTLKGSSYLTGSAEYRYDFGVSNSVAQGLYGIAFVDAGTAFGTDGTQTSDYGLGLGVQLNLGVGGALLPALRFDYGFSPSNQSSKFTFRIGPVF, translated from the coding sequence ATGAAACACCCGCTCACCCTGGCCCTCTCGCTGGCCCTCGCCGCACCGCTGGCCGCCGCCCAGAGCACCGCTCCCGCACCCGCCTCGACCACCGCTCCCCAGACGGCGACCCTCGGCGACGTGGTGGTCACGGGCGCGACGGACTTGCTGAGCAACTTCCTCAAGGCCAGCCTGACGGTTCAGCCGGGTGCGGCGCTCTCCGGCCTCAATCTGCGCCAGATCGAGCAGGAATCGCTGGCCACCGGCTATTTCAGCAGCGTGGTCGCCTCGCTCGGGACCCAGGGCGGCCAGAACGTGCTGACCCTGGCGGTCAAGGCCAATCCGGTGATCAGCGCGGTGGACGTCAGCGGCCTGACCTATTTTCCGGCAGATACCTACAAGGCGCGCATCGCCGACCTGCTCAACATCGCTCCCGGCGCGACCCTCAACACCGACCGCATCGAGCAGAGTAAAGAGCTGCTGGCCCAGAACTTTCGTGGCGAGGGCTACCCGTTCGCGCCGAACATCAGCACCCAGACCAAAGTGGCCGCCGACGGCAGCGTGACGCTGGCTTACCTGGTGGACGAAACGGCCCCGATCAGCCGGGTGGAGGTCGAGGGCAACACCCGCTTGCCGCGCGACGCTGTGGTGAGTGCCTTCAAGCCGCTCTACGACGCCAAGAAGTTCACGCCCGACGCGTATTTCAAGGCGGCCCAGCAGATCGCCCAGGCCTACCAGTCGGCGGGCTTCTTGCAAAGCGGCGTGGACGTGACCGGCACCACCCTGGAAGGCGGCGTGCTGAAAGTCAGGCTGGCCGAGGGCGTGGTGAGCAGCGTGGACACCAGTAACCTGGGTGCAGCGGTGAGCACGGCGGCCCTGGCGACCCAGATCGGGCAGCCGCTGACAATCAGTAACCTGGAGGCCGACACCCGCATCCTGGCCAACCAGACCGGCAAGTCGGTGGGCTTTGCCCTGCAACCCGACGCCCAGAACCCGTCCAAGGTCACGGTGCTGTTCGGTGACGCCCAGACCGCCACCGGCCCGATCAAGGAAATCCGCTTCGTGGGCAATACCAAGCTCACCAGCGCCGAGTTGGCGGCGGCCCTCAAGGTCAAGGTCGGCGACGTGTACTCCAAGCAGCTCGCCGAGAGCAGCTTCTTCGCCCTGCGCGACGTTTACCGCGCCAAGGGCTACGAGGTCTCCACCCGCGATCCGGTCACCTTTGATCAGGGCGTCCTGACCTACACCCTGCGCGAAGCCAGCCTCGCCAAGTTCGAACTCAACTGGTCGGGCACGCACCGCACCAAGGACCGGGTCATTCTGCGTGAGCTGCAAGACCTCAAAGGGGTCGTTACCGACGCCAGCGTGCGCGACGGCCTGGACCGCATCACCCGGCTGGGCATCGTCAAGGTCACCAACCTGACCACCCGCTCGGACGATCCCAAGAACCCCGAGGCCCTGACCTACGTGATCAGCCTCACCGAGCAGAGCAGCACCCGCAGCATTCCGCTGGGTATCACCTACGACACCGCCAGCGGGTTTCAGGGCAGCATCGGTGTGAGCAACAACAACGTCTTCGGCCTGGGGCACACCCTCGACGCCTCGGTCACGGCCCAGCCCACCGATTCGGGTCAGTTTCTGGGCGGCGGCGTGTCGTACACCATTCCCTGGCTCGACATCGACTTCGCCGACTTCCGCAAGACCCGCACCAGCCTGTCGCTGAGCCTAAGCAGCAATCTCTCGCCCAACAACGTCATCCTGAATACCGACAGTAGCGTCACCGGGCGGCAGTTTACCCAGCGCTCCAGCGGCTTCAGTGTGCGGGTGGGCCGCAGCCTGGGCCAGTACCTGACCGGCAGCTTCGGGGTGGGCACCAGCTACGATGTCAGCTACCTCGAAAAGGTGACGGCGGCCGACCAGATCGCTGCCGACACGGCGGGCACGACCCTGATCGACGACGCCACGGCCCGCGCCCTGCTGCCCCAAAACGGCGTGGTGACCCGGCTCAGCCCGGCGCTGACCTACGATTCGTCCAACAGCAGCGATTTCCCGACCCAGGGCATTCGGGCCAACCTCTCGCCGTCGTACAACTTCGGCTCGGCGGGCAGCACCAGTCTGGGCTGGTTCAGGCTGGAGGGCGGGGCCAGCACCTACTTCGGCTTCGGCAAATCGCTCGACAAGGGCTTTAACCAGCAGACCAAGCAGCAGGTCTTCGCGGTGCGGGCCAACGCGGGCACCCTGACCGGCACCTACCCCAGCGGCAGCCTGTTTACCATCGGCGGGGCCAACATCGTCAGCGCCTACGAGTTGCGCGGCGTGCCGAGCGGCACCCTCAAGGGCAGCAGTTACCTCACCGGCAGCGCCGAGTACCGCTATGACTTTGGTGTCAGCAACTCGGTGGCGCAGGGCTTGTACGGCATCGCCTTCGTGGACGCGGGCACCGCCTTCGGCACCGACGGCACCCAGACCAGCGATTACGGCCTGGGCCTGGGCGTGCAACTCAACCTCGGCGTGGGCGGAGCGCTGTTGCCCGCGCTGCGCTTTGACTACGGCTTCTCGCCGAGCAACCAGAGCAGCAAGTTCACCTTCCGCATCGGGCCAGTGTTCTAA
- a CDS encoding YggS family pyridoxal phosphate enzyme, with amino-acid sequence MTLNQVLSELHAAQAQSGRPESSVRLVVVSKGRSLDAIEEKILSQASALPTPVMLAENRGQELRDKVKEARERGWAERFSPTEWHFIGPLQRNKIKYLEPVSLIHTLEAAWQVHAIAQAAEGWGKAPAVLIQLHNGEAQKHGVAAEDAPALYHEAVQSGLEVRGVMVMAPYGDLEAARQVFGQAARCAADLNLSELSMGMSDDFIPAVQQGATLVRIGRRLFT; translated from the coding sequence ATGACCCTGAACCAAGTCTTATCGGAGCTGCACGCGGCCCAGGCACAATCGGGCCGCCCGGAGAGCAGTGTGCGGCTGGTGGTGGTAAGTAAGGGGCGGAGCCTGGACGCCATCGAGGAGAAGATTCTCTCTCAGGCCAGCGCCCTGCCCACCCCGGTGATGCTGGCCGAGAACCGGGGCCAGGAGCTGCGCGACAAGGTCAAAGAAGCCCGTGAGCGTGGCTGGGCCGAGCGCTTTTCGCCCACCGAATGGCATTTCATCGGCCCCTTACAGCGCAACAAGATCAAGTATCTGGAGCCGGTTAGTCTGATTCACACGCTGGAGGCGGCCTGGCAGGTGCACGCCATCGCCCAGGCCGCCGAGGGCTGGGGCAAAGCGCCCGCCGTGCTGATTCAGCTCCACAACGGCGAGGCACAGAAGCACGGCGTGGCCGCCGAGGACGCCCCCGCGCTGTACCATGAAGCGGTGCAGAGCGGTCTGGAAGTGCGCGGCGTGATGGTGATGGCTCCCTACGGTGATCTGGAAGCGGCCCGGCAGGTCTTCGGGCAAGCAGCCCGCTGCGCCGCCGACCTGAACCTCAGTGAACTCAGCATGGGCATGAGTGACGACTTTATTCCCGCAGTCCAGCAGGGCGCGACGCTGGTGCGGATTGGAAGGCGGCTGTTTACGTGA
- a CDS encoding DivIVA domain-containing protein, with protein sequence MNDSTKASNASRLNPSELGGQPNPAHASASSSGSESGSAPSPELFLGLLPSTGQPSPGSSLTPLDVQHRTFAAGWRGYRQGDVHAYLAEVAQALEAGLRERAQLTQRLQELQRQVNDYKEAEDELRRTVVAAERIGHELKEQSRQEAMLTLQSAENRAALLSEGAKRREQEALARHESRLRELESTFSLRRAQLESLYQAQEHELEHRARERSATLEREFSARYADLSGRLSAAHAEYAQFMSQYRAVSQAFAQAANTHLLPEAGGLPHRQIGDMPAPEPRSLLGRSAAPTTVKAEGATLSPEAAAVQIEEQRFS encoded by the coding sequence GTGAATGACTCGACCAAAGCGTCCAACGCCTCCCGTTTGAACCCGTCCGAGCTGGGCGGCCAGCCGAATCCGGCCCACGCAAGTGCTTCCAGTTCAGGTTCTGAGTCCGGAAGCGCTCCATCTCCTGAACTGTTCCTGGGCCTGCTGCCGAGCACCGGGCAGCCCTCGCCGGGCAGTTCGCTCACACCTCTGGACGTGCAGCACCGCACCTTCGCCGCTGGCTGGCGCGGCTACCGCCAGGGCGACGTGCACGCCTACCTGGCGGAAGTGGCCCAGGCGCTGGAGGCGGGCCTGCGCGAGCGTGCCCAGCTGACCCAGCGCCTTCAGGAATTGCAGCGCCAGGTCAACGATTACAAAGAAGCCGAGGACGAACTGCGCCGCACGGTGGTGGCTGCCGAGCGCATCGGCCACGAACTCAAGGAGCAGTCGCGCCAGGAAGCCATGCTGACCTTGCAGAGTGCCGAGAACCGCGCCGCGCTGCTCAGCGAGGGGGCCAAGCGCCGCGAGCAGGAAGCCCTGGCCCGCCACGAATCGCGGCTGCGCGAACTGGAGAGCACCTTCAGCCTGCGCCGTGCCCAGCTCGAGTCGCTGTATCAGGCCCAGGAACATGAGCTGGAGCACCGCGCCCGCGAGAGATCGGCCACCCTGGAGCGCGAGTTCAGCGCCCGCTACGCCGACCTCAGCGGACGGCTGAGCGCCGCACACGCCGAGTACGCCCAGTTCATGTCGCAGTACCGGGCGGTGTCGCAGGCCTTCGCCCAGGCCGCCAACACCCACCTGCTGCCCGAAGCGGGAGGACTGCCGCACCGCCAGATTGGCGATATGCCTGCGCCGGAGCCGCGCAGCCTGCTGGGCCGGAGCGCTGCGCCCACAACGGTGAAAGCCGAGGGCGCGACCCTCAGTCCCGAGGCGGCAGCGGTGCAGATCGAGGAGCAGCGCTTTTCCTGA
- a CDS encoding alpha/beta hydrolase family protein → MAPSFSRFRKLGGPLLLGFLLALGPVLAARPLPTLAISTPAVLVERLSYQVNTLKINGVVCRPDARPGRPLLNLVHGGLDSPVDEAACRRFARLGYVVAASALRGQGGSQGRPEICGGEVSDVRALSSLAQQRFRADPRRVGYLGISLGGCIALKAAASSSGVRAAVTLLSPTNFAEQLRLLTHRPDAVARWEALLGGSAAQVPAAYAARRPLAALARLKAPLLTVAAGRDQLIPLRQSCEAGAVRRAAGHPVTEVHLTRDGAPGKLNQGCPERAGEGQPSVGQLPVGRLPKLKDQDVLLIYENLDHLSTPSMWLVAEAYLAANLTPER, encoded by the coding sequence ATGGCCCCATCTTTTTCAAGATTCCGGAAACTCGGCGGCCCGTTGCTGCTGGGCTTTTTGCTGGCACTGGGTCCGGTCCTGGCTGCGCGCCCGCTGCCCACCCTGGCCATATCCACCCCGGCGGTCCTCGTCGAGCGGCTGAGTTACCAGGTCAATACCCTCAAGATCAATGGCGTCGTCTGCCGCCCGGACGCGCGCCCCGGCAGGCCGCTGCTCAATCTGGTGCATGGTGGCCTGGACTCGCCGGTGGACGAGGCCGCCTGCCGCCGCTTTGCCCGCCTCGGCTACGTGGTGGCGGCCAGCGCCCTGCGCGGCCAGGGTGGTAGCCAGGGCCGACCCGAGATCTGCGGCGGCGAGGTCAGCGACGTGCGGGCGCTGAGCAGCCTGGCCCAGCAGCGTTTTCGGGCCGATCCCCGGCGGGTGGGGTATCTGGGGATCAGTCTGGGCGGCTGCATCGCCCTCAAGGCGGCGGCCAGCAGCAGCGGCGTGCGGGCCGCCGTGACCTTACTCTCGCCCACCAATTTTGCCGAGCAGCTCCGGCTCTTGACGCACCGCCCCGACGCGGTGGCCCGCTGGGAAGCGCTTCTGGGGGGGTCAGCCGCGCAGGTGCCTGCCGCTTACGCCGCCCGCAGGCCGCTGGCCGCACTTGCCCGGCTCAAGGCTCCGCTGCTGACGGTGGCCGCAGGCCGCGACCAGCTCATTCCGCTGCGCCAGAGCTGTGAGGCGGGCGCGGTACGGCGGGCGGCGGGTCACCCGGTCACCGAGGTGCACCTGACCAGGGACGGCGCGCCGGGCAAGCTGAATCAGGGCTGCCCGGAGAGGGCGGGAGAGGGCCAGCCTTCAGTCGGCCAACTCCCAGTCGGCCGGTTGCCCAAACTCAAGGATCAGGATGTGCTGCTGATCTACGAGAATCTGGACCACCTCAGCACGCCGAGCATGTGGCTGGTGGCGGAAGCGTACCTGGCGGCCAACCTCACGCCTGAGCGCTGA
- a CDS encoding RNA-guided endonuclease InsQ/TnpB family protein, which yields MPKKPRRDVQRFVRKAALPKSKLLDQLSHASGQLYTQVLVAYWRILRKTGNGKNGRKPVFLSQYGMEALCPKDPDGLLHSHTCGAIVGNFYSSIKSANERKKKGDQKAKYPRRRKWYYKITWKSSGIRLKDSHLILSTGKSSENVILPWTHDLPDMVEIGWKKTGGYEVRAVYEAQAGHVLGNGVAAIDQGELRTATVYDGEKATIYSGRLARSKSRYRAKVIAKLDAKISKTGKGNGKQPSSRRRKKLIRAKRRMTRQIDHQIRDIQHKQSSHLVSTLYNQGVQTVVIGDIRDIRKSMQYGAKANQKLHGWSFGKFRQMVTYKSQRLGMQAVLMDEAYTSQTCPQCAARHKPRGRTYKCKCGYVCDRDAVGAINIRAKYLDSFGKPVVGVMAPPVRGVRFAPHFSRHLKLNTSRTPGL from the coding sequence ATGCCTAAGAAGCCCAGGCGGGATGTCCAGCGGTTTGTCCGCAAAGCCGCCTTGCCCAAGAGCAAACTTCTAGACCAGTTGTCCCACGCTTCGGGTCAGTTGTATACGCAGGTCCTCGTCGCCTACTGGCGCATTCTCCGCAAGACCGGAAATGGCAAGAATGGCCGCAAGCCCGTCTTCCTTTCGCAGTACGGCATGGAAGCGCTCTGCCCCAAAGACCCTGATGGGCTGCTCCACTCCCACACCTGCGGCGCTATCGTTGGCAACTTCTATTCGTCGATCAAGAGCGCGAACGAACGCAAGAAGAAGGGGGATCAGAAGGCCAAGTACCCCCGGCGGCGCAAGTGGTACTACAAGATCACCTGGAAATCGTCGGGGATTCGCCTCAAGGACAGCCATCTCATCCTCTCTACCGGAAAAAGCAGCGAGAATGTCATTCTTCCTTGGACGCATGATTTGCCGGACATGGTAGAGATCGGCTGGAAGAAGACCGGAGGGTACGAGGTCCGGGCTGTCTACGAGGCCCAGGCGGGACACGTGCTGGGAAACGGTGTGGCGGCGATCGATCAGGGCGAACTCCGAACCGCCACTGTCTACGACGGCGAGAAGGCCACGATCTACTCCGGGCGTTTGGCGCGGAGTAAGTCGCGCTACCGGGCCAAGGTCATCGCCAAACTCGACGCCAAGATTTCCAAAACCGGAAAGGGGAACGGAAAGCAACCCAGTAGTCGCCGTCGTAAGAAGCTCATCCGTGCCAAGAGGCGCATGACTCGCCAAATCGATCATCAGATCAGAGACATTCAGCACAAGCAGAGTAGCCACCTTGTTTCCACGCTGTACAACCAGGGCGTGCAAACCGTCGTTATTGGCGACATCAGAGACATCCGCAAATCTATGCAATACGGCGCGAAAGCGAACCAGAAGCTGCACGGGTGGTCGTTTGGCAAGTTCCGCCAGATGGTTACCTATAAGAGTCAGCGACTGGGAATGCAGGCCGTGCTGATGGACGAGGCGTACACCTCGCAAACCTGCCCGCAGTGCGCTGCGCGTCATAAGCCGAGAGGCCGGACGTACAAGTGCAAGTGCGGTTACGTGTGCGATAGGGACGCCGTGGGTGCGATTAATATCCGTGCAAAGTATCTGGATTCCTTCGGGAAACCTGTAGTCGGGGTCATGGCTCCCCCCGTGAGGGGTGTTCGGTTCGCGCCGCACTTTTCGCGTCACTTGAAGCTCAACACTTCAAGAACCCCCGGCCTCTAG
- the tnpA gene encoding IS200/IS605 family transposase, with the protein MSEFKVNYKSKSNVVYRCLYHVVWTPKYRRAVLVDGVDERLKMILADVVTEMECDLMALEIMPDHVHLLVQVDPQFGIHKLVKLAKGRSSRLLRSEFPWLKSRLPTLWTNSYFVATVGGAPLEIVKQYVEDQKHA; encoded by the coding sequence GTGAGTGAGTTTAAGGTCAACTACAAATCCAAATCCAATGTGGTGTACCGCTGTCTCTATCACGTTGTTTGGACGCCGAAATACCGACGTGCAGTGTTGGTGGATGGAGTAGATGAACGCCTGAAAATGATTCTTGCGGACGTGGTAACAGAAATGGAATGCGATCTCATGGCGCTGGAGATCATGCCGGATCATGTTCATCTTTTGGTGCAGGTAGATCCTCAGTTTGGTATCCATAAGCTCGTCAAGCTGGCAAAAGGCCGTTCCAGTCGCCTGCTGCGCTCAGAGTTCCCGTGGCTGAAATCGCGGCTTCCGACCCTCTGGACGAACAGTTATTTCGTCGCTACCGTTGGCGGCGCACCGCTGGAAATCGTGAAGCAGTACGTGGAGGACCAGAAGCATGCCTAA
- the msrB gene encoding peptide-methionine (R)-S-oxide reductase MsrB gives MTTSEQAKAAFSKPSDAELKARLTAEQYQVTQHEGTERPFTGEYWNNDQPGIYVDVVSGEALFSSLDKYDAGCGWPSFTRPISDAQVQERTDKRHFMTRTEVRSGAADSHLGHVFDDGPREAGGLRYCINSAALRFVPLAELEAQGYDQYRALFG, from the coding sequence ATGACGACTTCCGAACAGGCCAAGGCGGCCTTCAGCAAGCCCAGCGACGCCGAACTCAAGGCCCGCCTGACCGCCGAGCAGTATCAGGTAACCCAGCACGAGGGCACCGAGCGGCCCTTTACCGGCGAGTACTGGAACAACGACCAGCCGGGCATCTACGTGGACGTGGTGTCGGGTGAGGCCCTCTTCAGCTCGCTCGACAAGTACGACGCGGGCTGCGGCTGGCCCAGCTTTACCCGGCCCATCAGCGACGCCCAGGTTCAGGAGCGCACCGACAAGCGGCACTTCATGACCCGCACCGAGGTCCGCTCCGGCGCGGCGGATTCGCACCTGGGACACGTCTTCGACGACGGCCCGCGCGAGGCGGGCGGCCTGCGCTACTGCATCAACTCGGCGGCCCTGCGCTTCGTGCCGCTCGCCGAGCTGGAGGCGCAGGGCTACGACCAGTACAGGGCGCTGTTCGGGTAA
- a CDS encoding DUF1775 domain-containing protein, with the protein MKKLSLLLSVAALSLTPALAHAVVRTETGAAESAAGASETYRLNVPVEKDMATTAVRLEVPKGLTITRFQVTPGFVRTVKTDDAGLVTEITWTGTIAPMEYARFFFQARNPEAAGDVSWNVYQTYADGSVVAWDGVDPQTPASKTTVK; encoded by the coding sequence ATGAAAAAACTCAGTCTTCTGCTGTCGGTTGCTGCCCTGTCCCTGACGCCCGCCCTGGCCCACGCCGTTGTCCGCACCGAAACGGGCGCAGCCGAGAGCGCGGCGGGAGCCAGCGAGACCTACCGCCTGAACGTGCCTGTCGAGAAAGACATGGCCACCACCGCAGTCCGGCTGGAGGTCCCAAAAGGCCTGACCATCACCCGCTTTCAGGTCACGCCGGGCTTCGTGCGAACCGTCAAGACCGACGACGCCGGGCTGGTCACCGAGATCACCTGGACTGGCACCATCGCGCCGATGGAATACGCCCGCTTCTTCTTTCAGGCCCGCAACCCCGAGGCTGCTGGCGACGTGAGCTGGAACGTGTATCAGACTTACGCCGACGGCAGCGTGGTGGCCTGGGACGGCGTTGACCCGCAGACGCCCGCCAGCAAGACAACCGTCAAGTAA
- a CDS encoding copper resistance CopC family protein codes for MKKLLPLFTALLLGTAAAHTQITHFTPAAGSSVAAPKLITLVFSEPINLRFSTFKVYALPAGMDAATFAATKVSLKNDADARADAYTGSSSMAARLNLPMKPNLKPGVYVVMWHILSDDGHPVSGQSTFSVK; via the coding sequence ATGAAGAAACTGCTTCCCCTGTTCACGGCGCTGCTGCTCGGCACGGCTGCCGCCCACACCCAGATCACCCACTTCACCCCGGCGGCGGGCAGCAGCGTGGCCGCACCCAAACTCATCACGCTGGTCTTCAGCGAACCGATCAACCTGCGCTTCTCGACCTTCAAGGTCTACGCCCTGCCCGCCGGGATGGACGCGGCGACGTTCGCGGCCACCAAAGTCAGCCTCAAAAACGACGCCGATGCCCGCGCCGACGCCTACACCGGCTCGTCCAGCATGGCCGCCAGACTCAACCTGCCCATGAAGCCAAACCTGAAACCCGGTGTGTATGTGGTGATGTGGCACATTCTGTCCGATGATGGCCACCCCGTCAGCGGGCAGAGCACCTTCAGCGTCAAGTAG
- a CDS encoding ParA family protein, whose translation MPQVIAVTSEKGGVGKSTLSVHLAGAFQERGLSAVLIDEDGRVGSAVRWARRGPGLPFPVLEPEEVRPKKLKDADVVVIDTEGRPKRKELRTLGERADIILVPSGVSPLELDATSELMNFFHEDPLTRRRTRVVVNRVPPVGRAGESAREDLRESGVTVCNTLVRSYAAYVRAAELGLLCRDVPDHRAAQAWADIVTLSRELL comes from the coding sequence ATGCCGCAGGTAATTGCCGTCACGTCCGAGAAGGGCGGTGTGGGCAAGAGTACCCTCAGCGTTCACCTGGCCGGGGCCTTTCAGGAGCGCGGCCTGAGTGCCGTGCTGATCGACGAGGACGGGCGGGTCGGCAGCGCCGTGCGCTGGGCCAGGCGCGGGCCAGGGCTACCCTTTCCGGTGCTGGAACCCGAAGAGGTCAGGCCAAAAAAGCTCAAAGACGCCGACGTGGTCGTCATCGACACCGAAGGCCGCCCCAAACGCAAGGAACTGCGGACCCTGGGCGAGCGGGCCGACATCATTCTGGTGCCGAGCGGGGTGTCGCCCCTGGAACTCGACGCCACCAGTGAGCTGATGAACTTCTTTCACGAGGACCCGCTGACCCGCCGCCGCACCCGCGTGGTGGTCAACAGGGTGCCTCCCGTCGGCAGGGCCGGTGAAAGCGCCCGCGAGGATCTGCGCGAGAGCGGCGTCACCGTCTGCAACACCCTGGTGCGCTCGTACGCCGCTTACGTGCGGGCCGCCGAACTCGGCCTGCTGTGCCGCGACGTGCCGGATCACCGGGCAGCGCAGGCCTGGGCCGACATCGTGACCCTGTCGAGAGAACTGCTGTGA
- the sucC gene encoding ADP-forming succinate--CoA ligase subunit beta, protein MKLHEYQGKEILRQFGVNVQDGKVAYTPDEVRTIAREYGQPVVVKAQVHVGGRGKAGGVKFSPTIDKAYENAEKILGMDIKGLTVNKVLVTKAVDIDAGVEYYVGMIVDRNVQSFTLMASAEGGVEIEEVAAATPEKIIRHRVDPVTGLRPYEAREVAIKAGFKGNLNKIADMMVKMSKAALERDAVLVEINPLFIEADGTPLALDTKFEIDDNAMYRHKDLLSWRETEAEHPLEIEAAKYGFAYVKLDDGNVGVLGNGAGIVMTSLDVVNRAGAKPANFLDIGGGAKAEIVYNAVKLVSKDSDVKAIFINIFGGITRADEVAKGVIQALNEGILTKPVRMRIAGTAEAEAKALLAEVNSPLIQMYPDMFQAAEAAAADANKASANNAGENK, encoded by the coding sequence GTGAAACTTCACGAATATCAGGGCAAAGAAATCTTGCGCCAGTTCGGCGTCAACGTTCAGGACGGCAAGGTCGCCTACACCCCCGACGAAGTGCGGACGATTGCCCGCGAGTACGGCCAGCCAGTCGTGGTCAAGGCGCAGGTTCACGTCGGCGGACGCGGCAAGGCGGGCGGGGTCAAGTTCAGCCCCACCATCGACAAGGCCTACGAGAATGCCGAGAAGATTCTGGGCATGGACATCAAGGGCCTGACCGTCAACAAGGTGCTGGTCACCAAGGCCGTGGACATCGACGCGGGCGTGGAGTACTACGTCGGCATGATCGTGGACCGCAACGTGCAGAGCTTCACGCTGATGGCTTCCGCCGAGGGCGGCGTGGAAATCGAGGAAGTCGCTGCCGCCACCCCCGAGAAGATCATTCGCCACCGCGTCGATCCGGTGACCGGCCTGCGCCCCTACGAGGCCCGCGAGGTCGCCATCAAGGCCGGATTCAAGGGCAACCTCAACAAGATCGCCGACATGATGGTCAAGATGAGCAAGGCCGCACTTGAGCGCGACGCCGTGCTGGTGGAGATCAACCCGCTGTTTATCGAGGCTGACGGCACGCCGCTGGCGCTGGACACCAAATTCGAGATCGACGACAACGCCATGTACCGCCACAAGGATCTGCTGAGCTGGCGCGAAACCGAGGCCGAGCACCCCCTGGAAATCGAGGCGGCCAAGTACGGCTTCGCCTACGTCAAACTCGACGACGGCAACGTGGGCGTGCTGGGCAACGGTGCAGGCATCGTGATGACCTCGCTGGACGTGGTCAACCGCGCCGGGGCCAAGCCCGCCAACTTCCTGGACATCGGCGGCGGTGCAAAGGCCGAGATCGTCTACAACGCCGTCAAACTGGTCAGCAAGGACAGCGACGTCAAGGCCATCTTCATCAACATCTTCGGCGGCATCACCCGCGCCGATGAGGTCGCCAAGGGCGTCATTCAGGCGCTCAACGAAGGCATTCTGACCAAGCCAGTCCGGATGCGTATCGCCGGAACCGCCGAGGCCGAGGCCAAGGCTCTGCTGGCAGAAGTCAACAGCCCCTTGATTCAGATGTACCCCGACATGTTCCAGGCTGCCGAAGCTGCGGCCGCCGATGCCAACAAAGCAAGCGCCAACAACGCTGGAGAGAACAAATGA